In Drosophila yakuba strain Tai18E2 chromosome X, Prin_Dyak_Tai18E2_2.1, whole genome shotgun sequence, a single genomic region encodes these proteins:
- the LOC6525147 gene encoding moesin/ezrin/radixin homolog 2 produces the protein MSPFGSKKNRSLSVRVSTFDSELEFKLEPRASGQDLFDLVCRTIGLRESWYFGLQYVDTRSNVSWLKMEKRVRDQRVELHASNNVYVFSFYAKFFPENVSEELIQEITQHLFFLQVKQSILSMDIYCRPEASVLLASYAVHVQYGPYDYETYKDGMLAGGELLPKGVTDQYQMTPEMWEERIKTWYMDHEPMTRDEVEMEYLKIAQDLDMYGVNYFPITNKNKTKLWLGVTSVGLNIYDERDKLTPKTTFQWNEIRHVSFDDKKFTIRLVDAKVSNFIFYSQDLHINKMILDLCKGNHDLYMRRRKPDTMEIQQMKAQAKEEKQRRQIERKKFIREKKLREKAEHERYELEKSMEHLQNEMRMANDALRRSEETKELYFEKSRVNEEQMQLTECKANHFKTEMDRLRERQMKIEREKHDLEKKIRDADFYVHQLTVENDKREAETEKLRKELICAKMAEREATARLLDFLNSGRKSSTDSLLTASSVSHAANTASSMAAISTPSLITSSSTNDLETAGGAELTTHSSHYLVQGDNSSGISDDFEPKEFILTDNEMEQITNEMERNHLDYLRNSKKQVQNQLQTLRSEIAPHKIEENQSNLDILSEAQIKAGENKYSTLKKLKSGSTKARVAFFEEL, from the exons ATGAGCCCGTTCGGCTCCAAAAAGAACCGCTCCCTGTCGGTGCGGGTGAGCACCTTCGACTCGGAGCTGGAGTTTAAGCTGGAGCCGCGTGCCTCCGGCCAGGATCTGTTCGACCTTGTGTGCCGCACCATCGGGCTGCGCGAGTCCTGGTACTTCGGGCTGCAGTACGTCGACACCCGCAGCAACGTGTCCTGGCTGAAGATGGAGAAGCGGGTGCGCGACCAGCGCGTTGAGCTGCATGCCAGTAACAATGTGTACGTGTTTAGCTTCTACGCCAAGTTCTTTCCGGAGAACGTCAGCGAGGAGCTGATCCAGGAGATCACGCAGCACCTGTTCTTCCTGCAGGTCAAGCAGAGCATCCTCTCCATGGACATCTACTGCCGCCCGGAGGCGTCCGTGCTGCTGGCCTCCTACGCGGTGCACGTGCAGTACGGGCCGTACGACTACGAGACCTACAAGGACGGCATGTTGGCCGGGGGTGAGCTCCTGCCCAAGGGGGTGACCGACCAGTACCAGATGACGCCCGAAATGTGGGAGGAACGCATCAAGACGTGGTATATGGACCATGAGCCCATGACGCGCGACGAGGTGGAGATGGAGTACCTGAAGATTGCTCAGGACCTGGACATGTACGGCGTTAACTATTTTCCTATTACG AATAAGAACAAAACCAAATTGTGGCTGGGCGTCACCTCTGTGGGCCTGAACATCTACGACGAGCGCGATAAGCTAACGCCAAAGACCACGTTCCAGTGGAACGAGATACGGCACGTCAGCTTCGACGACAAGAAGTTCACCATTCGCCTGGTGGATGCCAAGGTCTCGAATTTTATATTCTACTCGCAGGACCTCCACATCAACAAGATG ATTCTTGACCTGTGCAAGGGCAACCACGATCTGTATATGCGCCGCCGCAAGCCGGACACCATGGAAATCCAGCAAATGAAGGCTCAAGCCAAGGAGGAGAAGCAACGCCGCCAGATCGAACGCAAGAAGTTCATTAGGGAAAAGAAGCTTCGCGAGAAGGCGGAGCACGAGCGCTACGAGCTGGAGAAGAGCATGGAGCACCTGCAAAACGAGATGCGCATGGCCAACGACGCTCTG CGGCGTTCCGAAGAGACCAAGGAGCTGTACTTCGAGAAGAGCCGTGTCAACGAGGAGCAGATGCAGCTGACCGAGTGCAAGGCAAACCACTTCAAGACGGAAATGGACCGGCTGCGCGAGCGACAGATGAAAATCGAGCGGGAGAAGCACGACCTGGAAAAGAAGATTCGCGACGCCGACTTCTATGTCCACCAGCTGACGGTGGAGAATGACAAGCGGGAGGCCGAGACTGAGAAGCTGCGCAAGGAGCTGATCTGCGCCAAAATGGCGGAGCGCGAGGCCACCGCTCGCTTGCTCGACTTTCTCAACAGCGGCCGCAAGTCCTCCACCGACAGCCTGCTGACCGCCTCCAGTGTGTCACACGCAGCCAATACGGCGTCCAGCATGGCGGCCATCAGCACGCCCTCCCTAATCACCAGTAGCTCAACCAATGACTTGGAGACCGCCGGCGGCGCCGAGCTGACCACCCATTCGTCGCACTACCTGGTTCAAGGAGACAATTCCAGCGGCATTTCGGACGACTTTGAGCCCAAGGAGTTCATCCTTACCGACAACGAGATGGAGCAGATCACCAACGAGATGGAGCGCAACCATCTCGACTATCTGCGCAACTCCAAAAAGCAGGTGCAAAACCAACTGCAAACACTGCGCTCCGAGATCGCGCCGCACAAGATTGAGGAGAACCAGAGCAACCTGGACATCCTAAGCGAGGCGCAGATCAAGGCCGGCGAGAACAAATACTCCACGCTCAAGAAGCTCAAGTCCGGCTCGACCAAGGCGCGGGTGGCCTTCTTCGAGGAGCTCTGA
- the LOC6525145 gene encoding cdc42 homolog, translating into MQTIKCVVVGDGAVGKTCLLISYTTNKFPSEYVPTVFDNYAVTVMIGGEPYTLGLFDTAGQEDYDRLRPLSYPQTDVFLVCFSVVSPSSFENVKEKWVPEITHHCQKTPFLLVGTQIDLRDETSTLEKLAKNKQKPITMEQGEKLAKELKAVKYVECSALTQKGLKNVFDEAILAALEPPEPTKKRKCKFL; encoded by the exons ATGCAAACCATCAAGTGCGTGGTCGTCGGCGACGGAGCTGTGGGTAAGACATGCCTGCTCATCTCGTACACAACCAACAAGTTCCCATCGGAGTACGTGCCCACGGTGTTCGACAACTATGCGGTCACCGTGATGATCGGCGGCGAGCCCTACACACTGGGTTTGTTCGATACGGCCGGACAGGAGGACTACGATCGGCTGCGTCCGCTTTCCTATCCCCAGACGGATGTCTTCCTGGTTTGTTTTTCGGTGGTCAGTCCCAGTTCCTTCGAGAACGTCAAGGAGAAG TGGGTGCCCGAGATCACACACCATTGCCAAAAGACACCGTTCCTGCTGGTGGGCACGCAGATTGATCTGCGCGACGAGACCAGCACGCTGGAGAAGCTGGCCAAGAACAAGCAGAAGCCCATTACCATGGAGCAGGGCGAGAAGTTGGCCAAAGAGCTGAAGGCCGTCAAGTATGTGGAGTGCTCGGCCTTGACACAGAAGGGCCTGAAAAATGTATTCGACGAGGCCATTCTGGCCGCCCTGGAGCCACCAGAGCCCACAAAGAAAAGGAAGTGCAAATTCTTATAA
- the LOC6525144 gene encoding probable tRNA N6-adenosine threonylcarbamoyltransferase, mitochondrial, producing MHALRNLAGNGKANAFGVWISRRLSYVLGIETSCDDTGIAIVDTTGRVRANVLESQQEFHTRYGGIIPPRAQDLHRARIESAYQRCLAEAQLKPEQLTAIAVTTRPGLPLSLLVGVRFARHLARRLQKPLLPVHHMEAHALQARMEHPQQIGFPFLCLLASGGHCQLVVVNGPGRLTLLGQTLDDAPGEAFDKIGRRLRLHILPEYRLWNGGRAIEHAAQLASDPLAYEFPLPLAQQRNCNFSFAGIKNNSFRAIRARERAERTPPDGVISNYGDFCAGLLRAVSRHLMHRTQRAIEYCLQPQMRLFGDTPPTLVMSGGVANNDAIYANIAHLAAQYGCRSFRPSKRYCSDNGVMIAWHGVEQLLQDKEASLRFDYDRIDIQGSAGFAESHEEAVTAAALKCKWIQPLG from the exons ATGCATGCACTTCGTAATTTAGCCGGCAATGGCAAAGCAAATGCGTTTGGCGTATGGATCAGCCGCCGCCTCAGCTATGTCCTGGGTATCGAGACTTCCTGCGACGACACGGGCATCGCCATCGTGGACACCACAGGCAGGGTGAGGGCGAATGTGCTGGAGTCGCAACAGGAGTTTCACACCCG CTACGGAGGCATCATCCCACCTAGGGCCCAGGATCTGCACCGCGCCCGCATCGAGTCCGCTTACCAGCGCTGCCTGGCAGAGGCGCAATTAAAGCCGGAGCAACTGACGGCCATCGCGGTGACCACGCGACCCGGGTTGCCGCTGAgcttgctggtgggcgtgcGCTTCGCACGGCACCTGGCCCGTCGACTACAGAAGCCCCTGCTGCCCGTTCACCACATGGAGGCCCATGCGCTGCAGGCCCGCATGGAACATCCGCAGCAGATCGGCTTCCCGTTCCTCTGCTTGCTGGCCAGCGGTGGCCACTGTCAGTTGGTGGTGGTTAACGGGCCTGGTCGCCTGACGCTTCTGGGCCAAACACTGGACGATGCGCCCGGCGAGGCCTTCGACAAGATCGGCCGTCGACTGCGACTGCACATCCTGCCGGAGTATCGTCTGTGGAATGGAGGACGGGCGATTGAGCACGCCGCCCAGCTGGCCAGCGATCCGCTGGCGTACGAGTTTCCGCTGCCACTCGCTCAGCAGCGTAACTGCAACTTCAGCTTCGCAGGCATCAAGAACAATTCCTTCCGCGCCATTCGGGCGCGCGAACGTGCTGAGCGGACGCCTCCGGACGGAGTCATCAGCAACTATGGCGATTTCTGCGCCGGCCTGCTGCGTGCTGTCAGCCGGCACCTTATGCACCGCACCCAGCGGGCAATCGAGTACTGTCTCCAGCCGCAAATGCGGCTCTTTGGTGACACCCCGCCCACGCTGGTCATGTCCGGCGGTGTGGCCAATAACGATGCCATATACGCCAACATCGCCCACCTAGCCGCGCAGTACGGGTGCAGGAGCTTTCGGCCATCCAAGCGGTACTGCTCCGACAACGGCGTTATGATCGCCTGGCACGGCGTTGAGCAACTACTGCAGGATAAAGAGGCCAGCCTTCGCTTCGACTACGACCGCATTGATATCCAGGGCAGCGCGGGATTCGCCGAGTCCCACGAGGAAGCTGTCACGGCGGCGGCACTCAAATGCAAGTGGATTCAACCACTGGGTTGA
- the LOC6525143 gene encoding Golgi resident protein GCP60, translating into MASGTSGTNSSSGAAQSTDKAPSSAEKWGFPLIELYRLAFTFYKRNSGKAIHLSYEDNLKLIAFKQQAALGPFNTSRAPALGVLDVIGRDRQQHWQLLGEITREQAMEGFVDLLDTMCSAFRPYIEAVRQDRDETLRKELRLMEQEKEARERQENAQQELLEEGYKEELQRRQLQDALNKQTYQQFKLYAEKQFPGNPEQQAVLIHQLQREHYHQYMQQLHLQNQNQNQNTEDKSHPEEENAPGNNNNSSTDLPNAMEGLKLGDVETQQQQQQLAEEQHGHVEQTEGVGQDQLGEEEYDDYVMICPAKIWTRPDIEQFKTEVSAGDGDGVITIGHGDTVTVRVPTNMNGKCIFWEFATDSYDIGFGIYFEWAKPVTNEVTVHVSDSDEDEDCVDEDYLSTTEDLESGSLSQERGAVNNPTAAPKAPISIIVPIYRRECYNEVYVGSHSYPGEGVYLLKFDNSYSIWRNKTLYYRVYYER; encoded by the exons ATGGCGAGCGGGACAAGCGGgacaaacagcagcagcggagcGGCCCAGTCAACGGACAAGGCACCATCATCAGCAGAGAAGTGGGGCTTCCCTTTGATTGAGCTCTACCGCCTGGCATTTACGTTCTACAAGA GGAACTCGGGCAAGGCCATCCACCTGTCGTACGAGGACAACCTCAAGCTAATCGCCTTCAAGCAGCAGGCGGCGCTGGGTCCCTTCAACACGAGTCGCGCTCCGGCGCTGGGCGTCCTGGATGTAATCGGACGCGACCGGCAGCAGCACTGGCAGCTGCTGGGCGAGATCACGCGGGAGCAGGCGATGGAGGGGTTCGTCGACCTGCTGGACACCATGTGCAGCGCATTTCGGCCGTACATTGAGGCCGTGCGGCAGGATCGCGACGAGACGCTGCGCAAGGAGCTGCGCCTCatggagcaggagaaggaggcACGCGAGCGACAGGAGAACGCCCAGCAGGAGCTGCTCGAGGAGGGTTAcaaggaggagctgcagcgcCGCCAGCTACAGGATGCTCTCAACAAGCAGACGTACCAACAGTTTAAG CTGTACGCCGAGAAGCAGTTCCCCGGGAACCCCGAGCAGCAGGCCGTGCTTATCCACCAGCTGCAGCGTGAGCACTATCACCAGTACATGCAGCAGCTTCATCtacagaaccagaaccagaatcAGAACACGGAGGACAAGAGCCATCCGGAAGAAGAGAACGCCCCTgggaataacaacaacagcagcaccgACTTGCCCAACGCCATGGAGGGACTGAAGCTCGGTGACGTCGAgacccagcagcagcagcagcagctggccgAGGAGCAGCACGGGCACGTGGAGCAGACGGAGGGCGTTGGGCAGGATCAGCTTGGCGAGGAAGAGTACGACGACTACGTCATGATCTGCCCGGCCAAGATCTGGACTCGTCCCGACATCGAGCAGTTTAAGACTGAGGTTTCTGccggcgatggcgatggagtCATCACTATTGGACACGGCGACACGGTGACG GTCCGTGTGCCCACCAACATGAACGGCAAGTGCATCTTTTGGGAGTTCGCCACGGACAGTTACGACATCGGCTTCGGCATCTACTTCGAGTGGGCCAAGCCCGTGACCAACGAGGTGACCGTGCATGTGAGCGACTccgacgaggacgaggactGCGTGGACGAGGACTACCTGTCCACCACCGAGGACCTGGAGTCGGGCTCGCTGTCGCAGGAGCGCGGTGCGGTAAACAACCCGACTGCTGCCCCCAAGGCACCCATTTCCATTATTGTGCCCATCTATCGGCGAGAGTGCTACAACGAGGTGTACGTGGGCTCCCACTCCTATCCGGGCGAGGGCGTCTATTTGCTAAAGTTCGACAACAGCTACAGCATCTGGCGCAACAAGACGCTGTACTACCGCGTCTATTACGAGCGTTAA
- the LOC6525146 gene encoding uncharacterized protein LOC6525146, producing MAGYLETRKRSREDDPACESTPLSKRINNLHLNYDDGNSSSSSSCSIPPLSVGGATVAGGPGGSGGPDTAGNGVATGYEYNPELGAEQNPFYYEKNKMLYDLHVERIKRSSH from the exons ATGGCTGGATATTTGGAGACAAG AAAGCGCAGCCGGGAGGACGACCCGGCCTGCGAGTCGACGCCCCTGTCAAAGCGCATCAACAACCTGCATCTAAACTACGACGAtgggaacagcagcagcagcagcagctgcagcattCCGCCACTGTCGGTAGGAGGAGCCACTGTAGCTGGCGGCCCTGGTGGCTCCGGTGGCCCCGATACTGCCGGAAACGGCGTGGCGACCGGATACGAGTACAACCCAGAACTGGGAGCCGAACAGAACCCATTTTACTACGAGAAGAACAAGATGCTTTACGACCTGCACGTCGAGCGCATCAAGCGGAGCAGCCACTAG